Part of the bacterium genome is shown below.
TTTGCAAAATGTGAATTCAGGGTCAAATCTGTGGAAGGCACACGTTTAGGCGATGTCAAGATTCATAACGTAAAATCCATTAAGGAGCTGAGTTTCAAAAAAGCCGCTGAAATTACATCTGTGTTGACGTCAGACAAAGCGATGCTGTCTTTTACTTTGAATTTACAGGCGAAGAATCCGAATGCCGAAATTGCTGCGATGAACAAATTGGAATGGATCCTGTTTATAGATGAGTATGAGATGGTGGAAGGCATTTTGAACCAGAAAGTTGAGATTCCGGGCGGACAAATTGCGGAAATTCCGATTGCTATTTCAACAGACCTTAGAGAAGCTTTAAAAGGCAAGTCCCGGGATGCCATTGCTAAATTGGCTTTCAACGTAGCCGGGCAAGGTGACAGTCCCACGCACATTTTATTGAAAGTAAAACCTTCTATAGAAATAGCGGGGTTTTCGGTTCAGTACCCGGGTTATATCGACGTAAAGATGGAATTTACGGCAGAACAAGGCAGAGAATTACGTAAGAAAGCGATCAGGGAATCAACGAAATAGTTTTATTTAATAATCGCCCTTAGTAAATTCAGGAATTCTCTTCCGTCGTTGTGAACCAGACGGAAGTTCTTATACGCGCTCTTATAGGACGGATTGATCTCGTAGGCTTTTTTGAACTGCATCATTGCTTTAAGAAACAAATTGCGGCATTGAATCAGGAAGAGCAAGCCAAGGGAATTATGTAGATCGGCATAATTCGGATTTGTTTCGACCGCTTTTTCTAATTTGATCCGGTATTGTTCCAGTATGGATTCGTTTTTTCCTGCTCCGCCGAATAAAAACTTCAGGTAAAAGCCGTGCATGATCTCGTCCAGGTTCGGTTTCCCGATAGCGTCTTTTATTTCATTAATTGTTTCGATGGCTTGAATAGTTTCACCTGATTCTATTTGTTTTATTAATTTCTCAAAACGAAATGAATAAAAACGGAAATTGGTGAAATCGGGATTCGACGCAATCACTTTTTCCAAAACATGAAGGATAGTTGCTTTTCGAGCAGCTACCGGCGGAAGGCCCTCCGTGTTGGTTTTCGCCATATTGCTCTCAAGTAAAGTAATGACAGAATTGAGATGCGCTTCGGCGTATTTGGGGTTGATCGCCAGCGCCGCCTCATACGCGCTCAAAGCGTGCGTAAACATACATGCTTTTGAGTACGCCATGCCGAGATTGTTTTTCAGATCGGCAAACTGCGGTTCCATTTCACAGCCTTTTTGTAATATTTCAATGGCCTTAGTATGGTCGCCCGATTGCATATAAGCCAGG
Proteins encoded:
- a CDS encoding tetratricopeptide repeat protein, with amino-acid sequence MEAMGINSNVHAGGKIFHIQTAADPARSMFQAEIFEKGRVIMVQKKNVDASRMKDWDKDKIKDFLNEFHQEIAWEIELLFFIRDKIKTIKHAVSHNKMGLIFLRKGMVEEAIVEFENAIEKNPGLVESYNNLGLAYMQSGDHTKAIEILQKGCEMEPQFADLKNNLGMAYSKACMFTHALSAYEAALAINPKYAEAHLNSVITLLESNMAKTNTEGLPPVAARKATILHVLEKVIASNPDFTNFRFYSFRFEKLIKQIESGETIQAIETINEIKDAIGKPNLDEIMHGFYLKFLFGGAGKNESILEQYRIKLEKAVETNPNYADLHNSLGLLFLIQCRNLFLKAMMQFKKAYEINPSYKSAYKNFRLVHNDGREFLNLLRAIIK